The DNA region AATACTTGTTCCTGCATTCGTGTCATAAGTCGGCGCAATTTGGTTATATGCAGGCTCGAATTCTGGCACAGTGATAATTTCAGGGATAAGGGATTTCAGTTTTTCGATCACAGGAGTAGAATCATAAACAGACCATGCTTTCATAAGCGTTACTTCAGTAGACGGGCTAATAGCCATTGTCCTCGGATTGTAAAGCCCACCGAGTCTTGCTGTTTTGTATGCGAGTAAAACATCGGCTTGAATTTCTAAACCTGTCTTATTTTCCCATTTCTTCTTAGCTGTGGCATTCGCACCAGTTGCCCCTTCTGCTACTGCTACAGGAGTAATTTGTGGGTGATTAAATAAGCCATTAGAATTGATAGGAGCATACCCTTTAAGGCTAATACTGTTTATCCACTCGTGGATAAGTCTTCGCCCGTAAGTTGCTTTCTCAAACTCAAGATTAATTTGCGCCCT from Leptospiraceae bacterium includes:
- a CDS encoding DUF2184 domain-containing protein, with translation MDSVLFKPFFISTEFNYSDEELDENNFINANAGAFTRAQINLEFEKATYGRRLIHEWINSISLKGYAPINSNGLFNHPQITPVAVAEGATGANATAKKKWENKTGLEIQADVLLAYKTARLGGLYNPRTMAISPSTEVTLMKAWSVYDSTPVIEKLKSLIPEIITVPEFEPAYNQIAPTYDTNAGTSI